A section of the Candidatus Dormiibacterota bacterium genome encodes:
- a CDS encoding citrate synthase — MPDTLTVKDNRTGRSYEIPIVHGSIRATDLQQIRVSEEDLSGVVSYDPAFLNTASCISRITYVDGQRGILLYRGYPIEELAEKSSFLETAYLLLHGELPTSAQYSDWTHEITMHTLVHENIKRFMDGFHHDAHPMAMLLSTVGALATFYPEATSIHDPEQRRVSIYRLIAKMPTLAALAYRHSKGFYYVRPDNDLGYAGNFLNMMFKMVEQKYQPVPEIERALDVLFILHADHEQNCSTNAMRSVGSSHPDPYSAAAAAIAALYGQHGGTDEAVLRMLERIGSTANIPDFIARVKAGEEELKGFGHVVYKRQDPRARVMRRMADQVFSVTEGHPLLDTALELEKIALEDEYFVSRGLHPTVDFYSGLIYQALDLPTEMFPILFAIPRTVGWLAQWEEMLLDKEQKIARPRQLYLGEEVREYQRMSERGSTS; from the coding sequence ATGCCCGACACGCTGACGGTGAAGGACAACCGCACCGGCCGCTCCTACGAGATCCCGATCGTCCACGGCTCGATCCGGGCCACCGACCTGCAGCAGATCCGGGTCTCGGAGGAGGATCTGAGCGGCGTGGTCTCGTACGACCCCGCGTTCCTCAACACGGCGTCGTGCATCAGCCGCATCACCTACGTCGACGGCCAGCGCGGAATCCTCCTCTACCGCGGCTATCCCATCGAGGAGCTCGCCGAGAAGAGCAGCTTCCTCGAGACCGCCTACCTCCTCCTCCACGGCGAGCTGCCCACCTCCGCGCAGTACAGCGACTGGACCCACGAGATCACGATGCACACGCTGGTGCACGAGAACATCAAGCGCTTCATGGACGGCTTCCACCACGACGCCCACCCGATGGCGATGCTGCTCTCGACGGTGGGCGCGCTGGCCACGTTCTACCCCGAGGCGACGAGCATCCACGACCCCGAGCAGCGGCGGGTCTCGATCTACCGGCTGATCGCCAAGATGCCGACGCTCGCGGCGCTCGCCTACCGCCACTCCAAGGGCTTCTACTACGTGCGGCCCGACAACGACCTCGGCTACGCCGGCAACTTCCTGAACATGATGTTCAAGATGGTCGAGCAGAAGTACCAGCCGGTCCCGGAGATCGAGCGCGCCCTCGACGTGCTCTTCATCCTCCACGCCGACCACGAGCAGAACTGCTCCACCAACGCGATGCGCTCGGTGGGCTCCTCGCATCCCGACCCCTACTCGGCGGCGGCGGCGGCGATCGCCGCGCTCTACGGGCAGCACGGCGGCACCGACGAGGCGGTGCTGCGCATGCTCGAGCGGATCGGCTCCACCGCCAACATCCCCGACTTCATCGCGCGGGTGAAGGCCGGCGAGGAGGAGCTCAAGGGCTTCGGGCACGTCGTCTACAAGAGGCAGGACCCCCGCGCCCGGGTGATGAGGCGGATGGCCGACCAGGTGTTCTCGGTGACCGAGGGGCATCCCCTGCTCGACACCGCGCTCGAGCTCGAGAAGATCGCCCTCGAGGACGAGTACTTCGTCAGCCGCGGGCTCCATCCCACCGTCGACTTCTACAGCGGGCTCATCTACCAGGCGCTGGACCTGCCCACCGAGATGTTCCCCATCCTCTTCGCCATCCCCCGCACCGTCGGCTGGCTGGCCCAGTGGGAGGAGATGCTGCTCGACAAGGAGCAGAAGATCGCGCGCCCCCGCCAGCTCTACCTCGGCGAGGAGGTGCGCGAGTACCAGCGGATGTCGGAGCGGGGCTCCACCTCGTAG
- a CDS encoding MSMEG_0572/Sll0783 family nitrogen starvation response protein: MPAKTVHVSRPAEGEVMYNVEEKIFEDIKANPGEKAFIFMHTVPYEGSVGLVNLLTATRLVRKGFDVTVVLYGPGVLMASGTRGWPAVGAEGFPGHLAINNQIKTLLKEGATIYACRFAMGALYGYREDDLIEGVKPFSPLDVLDSALTAWRAGAFQLNTWTV, translated from the coding sequence ATGCCAGCCAAGACCGTGCACGTCTCCCGCCCCGCCGAAGGCGAGGTCATGTACAACGTCGAGGAGAAGATCTTCGAGGACATCAAGGCCAATCCCGGGGAGAAGGCGTTCATCTTCATGCACACCGTCCCCTACGAGGGATCGGTCGGCCTGGTGAACCTGCTCACCGCGACCCGTCTGGTGCGCAAGGGATTCGACGTCACCGTGGTCCTCTACGGCCCCGGCGTCCTGATGGCCTCCGGAACCCGCGGCTGGCCGGCGGTCGGCGCCGAGGGCTTCCCCGGCCACCTCGCCATCAACAACCAGATCAAGACCCTCCTCAAGGAGGGGGCGACGATCTACGCCTGCCGCTTCGCCATGGGCGCCCTCTACGGCTATCGCGAGGACGACCTCATCGAGGGCGTCAAGCCGTTCAGCCCGCTGGACGTGCTGGACTCGGCGCTGACCGCCTGGCGGGCGGGAGCCTTCCAGCTCAACACCTGGACGGTGTAG
- a CDS encoding FAD-dependent oxidoreductase, producing MGGGAAGIGAAGAARQADPGAAVTVFTEYEDVAYSPCGIPYVHGKEIPSFEALFLQTKEAYVKAGIDVCYETRVSSVDTTRREVQVEGRGTVPYDRLILATGFDYADPGVPGGDLGGLYYVKNIRRAMEWDRVLDSVKTAVVVEASPLGLEMITALAHRGITVHVVDPHPWALAELADPDIMRPVEESWAEMGITTHFGTRVEAFLGEGTVRAVRTTAGEIECDLAVICTHKQPNARLAAAAGLALGSTGGLVVDERMATSAAGVFAAGDCTELPHGVNRVPIACLTGSHAYAQGKVAGTNAAGGSRVYQPVYVPWGMVAGTWMVGGASFGETLATALGIPFVMGVADGISRARYYPGVRKVRVKLLAEPAGHRLIGAQMVGGEGIKERADFLGVAVRTGITLEDLATMENVYSPPIGALNEPISVAAQNALASLRR from the coding sequence GTGGGCGGTGGTGCGGCCGGCATCGGGGCCGCGGGGGCGGCCCGCCAGGCGGATCCGGGGGCGGCCGTCACCGTCTTCACCGAGTATGAGGACGTCGCCTACAGCCCCTGCGGGATCCCCTACGTCCACGGGAAGGAGATCCCCAGCTTCGAGGCCCTCTTCCTCCAGACCAAGGAGGCGTACGTCAAGGCGGGCATCGATGTCTGCTACGAGACCCGGGTCAGCTCGGTCGACACCACCCGGCGCGAGGTGCAGGTCGAGGGTCGGGGCACCGTTCCCTACGACCGCCTCATCCTCGCCACCGGCTTCGACTACGCCGACCCCGGGGTGCCCGGAGGCGACCTCGGCGGCCTCTACTACGTGAAGAACATCCGCCGCGCGATGGAGTGGGACAGGGTCCTCGACTCCGTGAAGACCGCGGTGGTGGTCGAGGCCTCGCCGCTGGGGCTGGAGATGATCACCGCGCTCGCCCACCGCGGCATCACCGTCCATGTCGTCGACCCCCACCCCTGGGCGCTCGCCGAGCTCGCCGACCCCGACATCATGCGGCCGGTCGAGGAGTCGTGGGCGGAGATGGGGATCACCACCCACTTCGGCACCCGGGTCGAGGCCTTCCTCGGCGAGGGCACGGTGCGGGCGGTGCGCACCACCGCCGGGGAGATCGAGTGCGACCTGGCGGTGATCTGCACGCACAAGCAGCCCAACGCCCGGCTGGCGGCCGCGGCGGGACTGGCGCTGGGCTCGACCGGGGGGCTGGTGGTCGACGAGCGCATGGCCACCTCGGCGGCGGGGGTGTTCGCCGCGGGTGACTGCACCGAGCTTCCCCACGGCGTGAACCGCGTCCCGATCGCGTGCCTCACCGGCAGCCACGCCTACGCCCAGGGCAAGGTCGCCGGCACCAACGCCGCCGGCGGCAGCCGCGTCTACCAGCCCGTCTACGTCCCCTGGGGCATGGTCGCGGGCACGTGGATGGTCGGCGGAGCCTCCTTCGGCGAGACCCTGGCCACTGCGCTGGGCATCCCGTTCGTCATGGGCGTGGCCGACGGCATCTCCCGGGCTCGCTACTATCCCGGGGTGAGGAAGGTGCGGGTGAAGCTGCTCGCCGAGCCCGCCGGACACCGCCTGATCGGGGCCCAGATGGTGGGCGGCGAGGGCATCAAGGAGCGCGCCGACTTCCTCGGGGTGGCGGTGCGCACCGGGATCACACTCGAGGACCTCGCCACCATGGAGAACGTGTACTCACCGCCGATCGGCGCCCTCAACGAGCCCATCTCCGTCGCCGCGCAGAACGCCCTCGCCTCGCTGCGCCGGTGA